The Cetobacterium ceti genome has a window encoding:
- a CDS encoding DUF4402 domain-containing protein, translating into MKLNLKNIFFIFIFNFVIGVVAIAKDTNSDKNNQVTVNMKAYYLGNLNITSSGPIDFGNLSKYKPGTYKSTKITIKDTFLDNNLLETSLKVSIPDVAILTNGVTKLKVLPSFSSNIFEEIFCTNLTMNKNTVEFPIYAKINDLSNLTPGLYNGSFTVTAEYDL; encoded by the coding sequence ATGAAACTTAATTTAAAAAATATTTTTTTTATATTTATTTTTAACTTTGTTATAGGAGTAGTAGCTATAGCTAAAGATACAAATAGTGATAAAAATAATCAAGTTACAGTGAATATGAAAGCATATTATTTAGGAAATTTAAACATAACTTCTAGTGGACCAATTGATTTTGGGAACTTATCAAAATATAAACCTGGAACTTATAAAAGTACAAAAATAACTATAAAAGATACATTTTTAGATAATAATTTATTAGAAACATCTTTAAAAGTTTCAATTCCAGATGTTGCTATTTTAACTAATGGAGTAACAAAGTTAAAAGTACTTCCAAGTTTTTCGAGCAATATATTTGAAGAAATTTTTTGTACGAATTTAACTATGAATAAAAATACAGTGGAGTTTCCAATATATGCAAAAATAAATGATCTTTCAAATCTGACACCAGGATTATACAATGGTTCTTTTACTGTAACAGCAGAATATGATTTATAA